A window from Bacteroidota bacterium encodes these proteins:
- a CDS encoding T9SS type A sorting domain-containing protein translates to MFRYFFASALVVLSLMPLSSQAQKKLSALSVDCPPGKQYPFVYCPGAIIRCSACPKDDAEPGEKVNAPGLPTSVCVDDRRTTSSSVAMYVINNGPCASNKIAKVFDPVYMNEDAHNALSNWSGICDPDPASPCCWHIILTDDASFIQADGRTPGGDNPTPAYTIHNYDHDDCILSCDAQYTVLNFCQDFMSPSVVFDNDPSGDPCDFSVMTTSFYNPELASNIIHPQPSDGQVGNYFLNVTDVLTHELGHYLGYPDENLLTNSGLPCAPYTAADGIMYGINNWDDLKTPSSVGLPTGDPVRCWFKLLYCSSCTLSVASGHSSPDGLGIIDLQPNPTTARLTLTYTLSKSSVVAIAVYDLLGNQVGSQIMSRAAAGLNSASIDIGGSVAEGVYYLRLSSDVSVTSMKFVKAAK, encoded by the coding sequence ATGTTTAGATATTTCTTCGCTTCGGCACTCGTTGTGCTTTCGCTGATGCCACTGAGCAGTCAGGCCCAGAAAAAGCTATCGGCGCTGAGTGTGGACTGTCCTCCTGGGAAGCAATACCCATTTGTGTATTGCCCTGGGGCAATAATCCGTTGCAGTGCTTGCCCTAAGGATGATGCGGAACCCGGGGAAAAAGTAAATGCTCCGGGTCTGCCGACGAGTGTATGCGTGGATGACCGTCGAACGACGAGTAGCAGTGTGGCGATGTATGTTATTAACAACGGTCCATGCGCTTCAAATAAGATAGCTAAAGTCTTTGATCCTGTATACATGAATGAGGATGCTCATAATGCTCTATCAAATTGGAGTGGTATATGTGATCCTGATCCTGCTTCTCCGTGTTGCTGGCATATTATACTAACCGATGACGCTTCGTTCATCCAAGCCGACGGTCGTACTCCAGGCGGAGACAATCCAACACCTGCCTATACTATCCACAATTATGATCACGATGATTGCATCCTGTCTTGCGATGCACAATACACGGTGCTGAACTTTTGCCAGGATTTTATGTCCCCGAGCGTGGTGTTTGATAACGATCCAAGCGGAGATCCATGTGATTTTTCGGTCATGACTACCTCTTTTTATAACCCTGAACTCGCCTCAAACATCATACATCCTCAGCCATCTGACGGCCAGGTTGGAAACTACTTCCTGAACGTAACGGACGTTCTCACCCATGAGTTGGGGCACTATCTTGGCTATCCAGACGAGAATCTTCTTACCAATAGCGGCCTACCTTGTGCTCCCTATACGGCAGCTGACGGTATAATGTACGGTATTAATAATTGGGATGACCTCAAAACTCCTTCGAGCGTTGGCCTTCCCACTGGTGACCCTGTTCGCTGCTGGTTCAAACTTCTCTATTGCAGTAGCTGCACACTTTCGGTGGCCTCAGGCCACTCTTCCCCCGATGGCTTGGGCATTATTGATCTGCAGCCGAATCCAACAACTGCGAGACTCACCCTGACGTACACTTTGTCTAAGTCCTCGGTCGTCGCCATTGCGGTTTATGATCTGCTGGGGAACCAAGTTGGTTCACAAATCATGTCTCGTGCGGCGGCGGGTCTAAATTCGGCGAGCATTGACATCGGAGGCTCGGTAGCCGAAGGAGTGTACTACCTGCGCTTGAGCTCTGACGTTTCTGTCACTTCGATGAAATTTGTAAAGGCTGCTAAGTAG
- a CDS encoding VOC family protein codes for MLQGLRTVIYPVSDAAKAKKFYNALTGAEPYFDQPFYIGYNVGGYELGLDPNPKKQASGPMEGPLTYWGVANIEEAYANILAIGARPHLPIQDVGEGIKVASVLDPFGNAVGLIENPGFKAQ; via the coding sequence GTGCTTCAAGGACTGAGAACCGTCATCTATCCCGTCTCCGACGCCGCAAAGGCGAAGAAATTTTACAACGCGCTCACGGGTGCGGAGCCATACTTCGATCAACCGTTCTACATCGGCTACAATGTGGGCGGCTACGAACTTGGTCTGGATCCGAACCCGAAGAAGCAAGCATCTGGCCCGATGGAAGGTCCGCTGACGTACTGGGGCGTCGCGAACATCGAGGAAGCTTATGCCAACATTCTGGCCATCGGCGCGCGGCCGCACCTGCCGATTCAGGACGTCGGCGAGGGCATCAAGGTCGCCAGTGTCCTCGATCCGTTCGGGAATGCGGTCGGGTTAATCGAGAACCCGGGGTTCAAAGCCCAGTAA
- a CDS encoding type II toxin-antitoxin system HicA family toxin: MGRLAGFSYREVVRRLRLLGFTFDRHGAGSHEVWRHSISGRKVTVPRHARDMAEGTLRAILREAAIAVDDFLNL; encoded by the coding sequence ATGGGCCGCCTTGCCGGGTTTTCCTATCGTGAGGTAGTACGCCGATTGCGGCTCCTGGGCTTTACCTTCGATCGTCATGGCGCGGGAAGCCACGAAGTATGGCGGCATTCAATCTCCGGCAGGAAAGTAACCGTGCCAAGACATGCACGCGATATGGCCGAAGGCACACTCCGGGCAATTCTTCGGGAGGCCGCAATTGCGGTGGACGATTTTCTAAACCTCTGA
- a CDS encoding type II toxin-antitoxin system HicB family antitoxin codes for MDSLIHLHVEQLEEGGFLATSSDVPGLVAEGRTVQEAMEIAQDLTRKIAESCVEHGDPLPPALERLANAFSQQDLLVPVSLP; via the coding sequence ATGGATTCTCTCATTCATTTGCATGTCGAGCAGTTGGAGGAAGGCGGCTTTCTTGCTACGAGTAGCGACGTCCCTGGCCTTGTAGCAGAAGGACGAACAGTCCAGGAAGCGATGGAGATCGCCCAAGACCTGACGCGAAAGATTGCGGAATCCTGTGTCGAGCATGGGGATCCGCTCCCGCCTGCGCTGGAACGCTTGGCCAATGCTTTTTCCCAGCAGGATCTGCTCGTTCCAGTTTCGCTGCCATAG
- the purF gene encoding amidophosphoribosyltransferase, with protein MPNTKPDPFAIELPVLAIPGQDNSQREIDKPESNCGVVGIFNHPEASVTAYYALHALQHRGQEAAGILAANWEESTNPASSNGKRVNHLKRRFAIHKDNGLVLDVFKDDKILSEVLVGDAALAHNRYSTTGASGKVENIQPFYMHYRMGNFGLAHNGNLTNTRSLREQLANQGTIFQTSTDSELILHLVARSQKEDQIEQIRDALTQTRGAFSLALLTDSALIAVRDPHGIRPLAIGRLKKPDGEYAYMVASETCAFDIVGFEYLRDVQPNEIVIIDAHTVATGEIRSVQLAEHAPKPTYCIFEYIYFARPDSKIFEENVDRVRRKLGKSLAVESPVKNGEGKKVTVINVPDSSNTATLGYASQNQQLGNQTKYQIGLIRSHYVGRTFIQPGQDRREMKVKVKFNTVKGVLKDKRVVVVDDSIVRGTTSKALVNLIREAAPSEVHLRITAPPITHPCKYGMDFPSKDELIANHHSDQDAIGEYLGVDSLRYLSVKKLLESVPRKNKAGQDIGYCTACFTGNYPVPFDEEAAETDD; from the coding sequence ATGCCAAACACCAAGCCAGACCCCTTCGCGATTGAGTTACCGGTGCTGGCCATTCCGGGTCAGGACAACTCCCAACGGGAAATCGACAAACCCGAGAGCAACTGCGGCGTTGTAGGCATATTCAATCATCCCGAGGCAAGTGTTACCGCCTACTACGCATTGCACGCGCTGCAACATCGCGGACAAGAAGCGGCTGGAATTCTCGCGGCGAATTGGGAAGAATCCACTAACCCTGCCTCTTCTAATGGGAAGAGGGTCAATCATCTGAAGAGGCGCTTCGCGATTCATAAAGATAACGGCCTTGTCCTTGATGTCTTTAAGGATGACAAGATTCTTTCGGAAGTCCTGGTCGGCGATGCAGCACTCGCGCATAATCGCTACTCGACAACCGGCGCAAGCGGTAAAGTCGAGAACATCCAGCCGTTTTACATGCATTATCGCATGGGCAATTTTGGCCTGGCGCATAACGGCAACCTGACGAACACCCGCTCGCTCCGCGAGCAGCTTGCTAATCAGGGGACGATCTTCCAGACTTCGACCGACAGCGAACTCATCCTGCATCTGGTCGCGCGCTCGCAGAAGGAGGACCAGATCGAACAAATCCGCGACGCGCTCACGCAAACGCGCGGCGCATTCTCGCTTGCCTTGCTGACCGACTCTGCACTTATCGCTGTGCGCGATCCGCATGGCATTCGTCCGCTTGCGATCGGGCGCCTGAAAAAACCCGACGGCGAGTACGCCTACATGGTCGCGAGCGAGACGTGCGCATTCGATATCGTTGGCTTCGAATATCTGCGCGATGTCCAGCCGAACGAGATCGTGATCATCGATGCGCACACAGTGGCAACGGGCGAGATTCGTTCGGTGCAACTCGCCGAGCATGCACCAAAGCCGACCTATTGCATTTTCGAGTATATTTATTTCGCGCGACCCGACTCGAAAATCTTCGAAGAGAATGTCGATCGCGTCCGCCGCAAATTGGGCAAGAGCCTGGCCGTGGAATCGCCCGTCAAGAATGGCGAAGGCAAAAAGGTGACGGTTATCAACGTGCCGGACTCCTCGAACACCGCGACGCTTGGCTATGCAAGCCAAAACCAGCAGCTCGGCAATCAGACGAAATATCAGATCGGCCTCATCCGCTCACACTATGTAGGCCGCACGTTCATCCAGCCGGGACAAGACCGCCGCGAGATGAAAGTCAAGGTCAAGTTCAACACCGTCAAGGGCGTGCTTAAGGATAAGCGCGTTGTCGTCGTCGATGATTCGATCGTTCGTGGGACCACATCAAAAGCACTTGTCAACTTGATCCGTGAAGCGGCTCCGAGCGAAGTCCATCTACGCATCACGGCTCCACCCATTACACATCCCTGCAAATATGGGATGGACTTCCCAAGCAAAGACGAGTTGATTGCGAATCATCATTCGGATCAGGATGCAATCGGCGAGTACCTTGGCGTTGATTCGTTACGGTATCTATCGGTCAAGAAATTACTTGAAAGCGTACCGCGAAAGAATAAGGCTGGACAAGACATCGGATACTGCACAGCTTGCTTTACCGGCAACTATCCGGTCCCCTTCGATGAAGAGGCTGCCGAAACCGACGACTGA